Proteins encoded within one genomic window of Aphelocoma coerulescens isolate FSJ_1873_10779 chromosome 9, UR_Acoe_1.0, whole genome shotgun sequence:
- the KLHL6 gene encoding kelch-like protein 6: MGDTLEKSSEEPEISLDNECSMKMGDLVEVSSCEKVKFDDTGLSLVLQNGLENLRLENSLTDVILCVDSREFSCHRVVLAAASNYFRAMFCNDLREKYEEKIILKGVDAETMNILLDYTYTSKMLITKQNVQKVLEAASLFQFLRMVDACASFLTEALQPENCVGILRLADAHSLHSLKQQVQNYIIQNFTQVLNYEEFLELPADILCSTLKSDDLYVTEEAQVFETVMNWVRYKESERFSLLPYVLENVRLPLLDPWYFVETVEADQLIRQCPDVFPLLQEARMYHLSGNEIITERTKPRMHEFQSEVFMIIGGCTKEEKFVAEVTCLDPLRRSRLEVAKLPITEQEPESENKKWVEFACITLKNEVYISGGKETKHDVWKYNASINKWIQIEYLNIGRWRHKMAVLGGKVYVIGGFDGMQRINSMEAYDPFHNCWSEAAPLLVNVSSFAAASYKKRLYVIGGGPNGKLATDKTQCYDPATNTWSLKAAMPVEAKCINAASFRDHIYVVGGAMKALYAYSPQEDTWCLVTQFTHERASCGISPCNNKLFITGGRDEKNEVIATVLCWDPETQKLTEECVLPRGVSHHGSVTLRKSYTHIRKIVPGAVSV, encoded by the exons ATGGGGGACACACTGGAGAAGAGCTCTGAGGAGCCCGAGATCTCTTTGGACAATGAGTGTTCGATGAAAATGGGGGACCTGGTGGAAGTCTCGAGCTGCGAAAAGGTCAAGTTTGACGATACGGGTCTCTCTCTGGTGCTCCAGAATGGCCTGGAGAACCTTCGGCTTGAAAATTCCCTCACAGATGTCATCCTGTGCGTGGACAGCAGGGAATTCTCCTGTCACCGAGTGGTCCTTGCTGCAGCAAGCAATTATTTCAG GGCCATGTTCTGCAATGATTTAAGAGAGAAATATGAGGAGAAGATAATACTAAAAGGGGTTGATGCAGAAACCATGAATATACTCTTGGACTATACCTACACCAGCAAGATGCTCATCACAAAGCAAAATGTACAGAAAGTCTTGGAAGCTGCCAGCCTCTTTCAG TTCCTTCGCATGGTAGATGCTTGTGCCAGTTTTCTCACCGAAGCGCTCCAGCCAGAGAACTGCGTTGGCATCCTGAGGCTGGCTGATGCCCACTCCCTGCACAGCCTGAAGCAACAAGTGCAGAACTACATTATCCAGAACTTCACCCAGGTCCTGAACTATGAGGagttcctggagctgccagcgGACATCCTGTGCAGCACACTGAAGAGTGATGACCTCTACGTCACGGAAGAGGCACAGGTGTTCGAAACTGTGATGAACTGGGTCCGTTACAAGGAGTCGGAAAGGTTTTCTCTCCTGCCGTACGTGCTGGAGAACGTCCGGCTGCCCCTCTTGGACCCTTGGTATTTTGTAGAGACGGTTGAAGCCGATCAACTCATTAGACAGTGTCCAGATGTCTTTCCTTTGCTCCAAGAAGCAAGAATGTACCATCTGTCAGGCAATGAG ATTATTACAGAAAGAACCAAGCCCAGGATGCACGAGTTCCAGTCTGAGGTGTTTATGATCATAGGGGGCTGTacaaaggaagagaaatttGTAGCAGAAGTGACTTGCCTGGATCCTTTGAGGCGAAGCCGTCTGGAAGTAGCAAAATTACCAATCACAGAGCAGGAGCCGGAGAGTGAGAATAAAAAATGGGTGGAGTTTGCATGCATTACTCTAAAAAATGAAGTCTACATATCGG GTGGCAAAGAAACAAAGCATGATGTCTGGAAATACAACGCCTCCATCAACAAATGGATACAAATTGAGTATCTCAATATTGGGCGCTGGAGACATAAAATGGCAGTGTTGGGTGGCAAAGTGTATGTCATTGGTGGGTTCGATGGCATGCAGAGAATCAACAGCATGGAAGCATATGATCCCTTTCATAACTGCTGGTCGGAG GCTGCTCCCCTCCTGGTCAACGTGAGCTCCTTTGCTGCAGCCAGCTACAAGAAGAGGCTGTATGTGATTGGGGGAGGCCCCAATGGGAAGCTGGCGACAGACAAGACGCAGTGCTACGACCCCGCCACCAACACGTGGAGCCTGAAGGCTGCCATGCCCGTGGAGGCCAAGTGCATCAACGCCGCCAGCTTCCGTGACCACATTTATGTGGTGG gtggggcaatgaaagcgctcTACGCCTACAGCCCCCAGGAGGACACGTGGTGCCTGGTGACTCAGTTCACCCACGAGCGAGCCAGTTGTGGGATTTCTCCTTGCAACAACAAGCTGTTTATCACCGGGGGCCGAGATGAAAAGAACGAAGTCATTGCAACAGTGCTCTGCTGGGACCCTGAAACTCAGAAGCTGACAGAAGAGTGTGTCCTGCCTCGGGGGGTGTCTCACCACGGGAGCGTTACCCTCAGGAAGTCTTACACGCACATCCGTAAGATTGTGCCCGGGGCAGTTTCTGTCTGA